A single Cupriavidus sp. D39 DNA region contains:
- a CDS encoding LysR family transcriptional regulator has protein sequence MNDLRGIDLNLLVVLEALLAERHISRAALRLHLSQPAVSHALGRLRQLLDDPLLVRGQGGLVPSARAHELAGPLAEALAQVRILLGPSGFQPATARRSFRLAMSDYGAMALLPGLLRAVRKIAPGIDLVVSQASREAMTAKVADGEIDLALGVFGQPPEGVRSTELFEETYACMVDAATVRGLGKLDQVAYLARSHVLVAAHSERVDAIDVAVAKVGGRRKIACVLPHWSVAPALIAGTNLVLTTARRSLAAFEEDPRFAVFDPPFPLPGFGFSLIWHDRTDADPGHSWLRERVIAVAAGDEPDDAISLRS, from the coding sequence ATGAATGATCTCCGCGGTATCGACCTCAACCTGCTGGTGGTGCTGGAAGCCCTGCTGGCCGAACGACATATTTCGCGCGCCGCGCTGCGCCTGCACCTCAGCCAGCCTGCGGTGAGCCATGCGCTGGGCCGCCTGCGCCAGTTGCTGGATGACCCGCTGCTGGTGCGCGGCCAGGGCGGCCTGGTGCCGAGCGCGCGCGCACACGAACTGGCGGGCCCGCTGGCCGAGGCGCTGGCGCAGGTGCGCATCCTGCTGGGGCCGTCCGGCTTCCAGCCCGCCACGGCGCGCCGCAGCTTCCGCCTGGCCATGTCCGACTATGGCGCGATGGCGCTGCTCCCCGGGCTGCTGCGCGCGGTGCGCAAGATCGCCCCAGGCATCGACCTGGTGGTCAGCCAGGCCAGCCGCGAAGCCATGACCGCCAAGGTCGCGGATGGCGAGATCGACCTGGCGCTGGGCGTGTTCGGGCAGCCTCCGGAAGGCGTGCGCAGCACGGAGCTGTTCGAGGAAACCTATGCCTGCATGGTGGATGCGGCCACGGTGCGCGGCCTGGGCAAGCTTGACCAGGTGGCGTACCTGGCCCGCTCGCATGTGCTGGTGGCAGCCCACAGCGAGCGCGTGGATGCCATCGATGTCGCCGTGGCCAAGGTTGGCGGGCGGCGCAAGATTGCCTGCGTGCTGCCCCACTGGAGCGTGGCGCCAGCGCTGATCGCCGGCACCAACCTGGTCCTGACCACGGCGCGGCGCAGCCTGGCCGCCTTCGAGGAAGATCCGCGCTTCGCGGTGTTCGATCCGCCCTTCCCGCTGCCGGGCTTCGGCTTCAGCCTGATCTGGCACGACCGTACCGACGCCGATCCCGGCCATAGCTGGCTACGCGAGCGCGTGATCGCGGTGGCGGCCGGCGACGAGCCGGACGACGCGATCAGCCTGCGCAGCTAG
- a CDS encoding DMT family transporter, which translates to MPGLNNISPALAGLVPVLVAIVSGALIPFQAGANATLGRSLGHPLWATVVSLLVSLAVVLPLLWLLKVPLPSLAAGGPAWMWAGGVAGVFYITVALVLAPRLGAGGFIAAVVAGQMVGALLLDQFGLAGFAARAVTPGRLAGAALVVLGVVVMHFAWAGAASTVPAQAAN; encoded by the coding sequence GTGCCCGGTCTCAACAACATTTCGCCGGCGCTTGCCGGCCTCGTTCCCGTCCTGGTGGCCATTGTTTCCGGGGCGCTGATTCCCTTCCAGGCCGGCGCCAACGCCACCCTCGGGCGCAGCCTGGGCCATCCGCTGTGGGCCACCGTGGTTTCGCTGCTGGTCAGCCTGGCGGTGGTGCTGCCGCTGCTGTGGCTGCTGAAGGTTCCGCTGCCCTCGCTGGCGGCGGGCGGGCCGGCCTGGATGTGGGCGGGCGGCGTGGCGGGCGTGTTCTACATTACCGTGGCACTGGTGCTGGCCCCGCGCCTGGGCGCCGGCGGCTTTATCGCGGCGGTGGTGGCGGGGCAGATGGTGGGCGCGCTGCTGCTGGACCAGTTTGGCCTGGCGGGCTTCGCGGCCCGCGCCGTGACGCCGGGGCGCCTGGCCGGCGCTGCGCTGGTGGTGCTGGGGGTGGTGGTGATGCATTTCGCCTGGGCGGGCGCGGCCAGCACGGTGCCGGCGCAGGCGGCGAACTGA
- a CDS encoding cysteine-rich CWC family protein, with product MSDPATVLTGQLRPVEHCSACGAGFVCGYAAGLPHCWCATQPLLPARQIVPGQHCLCPACLARRRKDGGNAQAEG from the coding sequence GTGAGCGATCCGGCCACGGTGCTGACGGGGCAACTGCGCCCGGTGGAGCATTGCAGCGCCTGCGGCGCCGGCTTTGTGTGCGGCTATGCCGCCGGCCTGCCGCACTGCTGGTGCGCCACCCAGCCGCTGCTGCCCGCCCGCCAGATCGTGCCGGGCCAGCACTGCCTCTGCCCCGCCTGCCTGGCGCGCCGCCGCAAGGATGGCGGCAACGCGCAAGCCGAAGGCTGA
- a CDS encoding zf-HC2 domain-containing protein, with translation MPDTPPRRRLLPNCREIHHLTMEGMDRPLTWIERVRMRGHMAICDACTNFSGQMRLMRAAMSRLGQEDEPPRGTP, from the coding sequence ATGCCTGATACGCCACCCCGCCGCCGGCTGCTGCCAAACTGCCGGGAGATCCACCACCTGACCATGGAAGGCATGGACCGGCCGCTGACCTGGATCGAGCGCGTGCGCATGCGCGGGCACATGGCGATTTGCGACGCCTGCACCAATTTTTCGGGCCAGATGCGGCTGATGCGCGCCGCCATGTCCCGGCTGGGCCAGGAAGACGAGCCACCCCGGGGCACGCCGTGA
- a CDS encoding sigma-70 family RNA polymerase sigma factor, with amino-acid sequence MSLHPDDLSALRPHLLRFARLQLRDQALAEDTVSDTLVAALEHPERFSGQSALKTYLIGILKHKIIDTLRSGRREVRLTLGGGDDDGEAQSDIDAFDALFAKNGHYHTPPSDWGNPDRALERREFFEILQLCVDKLPAKIGRIFMMREWLELETEEICQELEITTTNAWVMLYRARMRLRECLELNWFGQKA; translated from the coding sequence ATGAGCCTGCACCCCGACGATCTTAGCGCCCTGCGCCCCCATTTGCTGCGCTTCGCGCGCCTGCAGCTGCGTGACCAGGCACTGGCCGAGGATACCGTCTCCGACACCCTGGTGGCCGCGCTGGAGCACCCGGAGCGCTTTAGCGGGCAGTCCGCGCTGAAGACCTACCTGATCGGCATCCTCAAGCACAAGATCATCGATACGCTGCGCAGCGGCCGGCGCGAAGTGCGCCTGACGCTGGGCGGCGGCGACGACGATGGCGAGGCCCAGTCGGATATCGACGCCTTCGATGCCCTGTTCGCCAAGAATGGCCATTACCACACGCCGCCGTCCGACTGGGGCAACCCGGACCGCGCCCTGGAGCGCCGTGAGTTCTTCGAGATCCTGCAACTGTGCGTGGACAAGCTGCCCGCCAAGATCGGCCGGATTTTCATGATGCGGGAATGGCTGGAGCTGGAAACCGAAGAAATCTGTCAGGAACTGGAGATCACGACGACTAATGCTTGGGTCATGCTGTACCGGGCCCGCATGCGCCTGCGCGAGTGCCTGGAGCTGAACTGGTTCGGGCAGAAGGCGTGA
- the argB gene encoding acetylglutamate kinase, which translates to MSLAMNADTPGPAATAVAAIAPALKAEILAEALPYIRKFHGKTIVVKYGGNAMTEDKLKHGFARDVILLKLVGMNPVVVHGGGPQIDEALKKVGKVGTFIQGMRVTDEETMEVVEWVLGGEVQQDIVMLINQYGGQAVGLTGKDGGLIRAKRLKMPDRESPGAFIDIGFVGDIEAINPAVVKALQDDAFIPVISPIGFSDDGQAYNINADVVAGKMAEILKAEKLVMMTNIPGVMDKAGNLLTDLSAREIEELFADGTISGGMLPKISSALDAAKSGVNSVHIIDGRIEHSLLLEILTEQAFGTMIRSH; encoded by the coding sequence ATGTCCCTTGCCATGAACGCCGACACCCCTGGGCCTGCCGCTACCGCGGTGGCCGCAATTGCCCCAGCCCTCAAGGCCGAAATCCTTGCCGAGGCGCTGCCCTATATCCGCAAGTTTCACGGCAAGACCATTGTGGTCAAGTACGGCGGAAACGCGATGACCGAGGACAAGCTCAAGCACGGCTTCGCGCGCGACGTGATCCTGCTCAAGCTGGTCGGCATGAACCCGGTCGTGGTTCACGGCGGTGGCCCGCAGATCGACGAAGCCCTGAAGAAGGTCGGCAAGGTCGGCACTTTTATCCAGGGCATGCGCGTCACCGATGAAGAGACCATGGAAGTGGTCGAATGGGTGCTGGGCGGCGAAGTGCAGCAGGACATCGTCATGCTGATCAACCAGTACGGCGGCCAGGCCGTGGGCCTGACCGGCAAGGACGGCGGCCTGATCCGCGCCAAGCGCCTCAAGATGCCGGACCGCGAGAGCCCCGGCGCCTTCATCGACATCGGCTTCGTGGGCGATATCGAGGCCATCAATCCGGCGGTGGTCAAGGCCCTGCAGGACGACGCCTTCATCCCGGTGATCTCGCCGATCGGCTTTTCCGACGACGGCCAGGCCTACAACATCAACGCCGATGTGGTGGCGGGCAAGATGGCCGAGATCCTCAAGGCCGAGAAGCTGGTCATGATGACCAACATCCCGGGCGTGATGGACAAGGCCGGCAACCTGCTGACCGACCTGTCCGCGCGCGAGATCGAGGAACTGTTCGCGGACGGCACCATCTCCGGCGGCATGCTGCCCAAGATCTCGTCGGCGCTGGACGCGGCCAAGAGCGGCGTGAATTCGGTCCACATCATCGATGGCCGCATCGAACACTCGCTGCTGCTTGAAATCCTGACCGAACAAGCGTTCGGTACCATGATCCGTTCGCACTAG
- a CDS encoding pyrimidine 5'-nucleotidase: MPSISPPLRRSLRGARRRRPAGDNSGRTVWLFDLDNTLHDASHAIFPAINQLMTAYVARVLGSDEATASEVRVKYWQRYGATLLGMIRHHNVDPADFLRAAHDFPELAEMVRVRRGLAGHLRRLPGRKILVTNAPEQYARAVMKVAGIQRCFERVVAIEDMWVHGHLRPKPDRRMLRRLLVQQRVAPHRAVLVEDTLSHLKRYAGTGIRTAWVTGYLRTLAPSRPHDVPMPAGAAVAGAGGDAAVRSTLDAEGRQHAGHAAQEHSVTLVAAETQDPPALAAGTTAPQALPASAPRVRARIVNRPGYVNVKVQSMHQLQRRMRRIGS; this comes from the coding sequence GTGCCATCTATTTCCCCGCCCTTGCGCCGCAGCCTGCGCGGTGCGCGCCGACGCCGCCCCGCGGGCGACAATTCCGGCCGCACGGTCTGGCTGTTCGACCTCGACAACACGCTGCACGACGCGTCGCATGCGATCTTTCCCGCCATCAACCAGTTGATGACGGCGTATGTCGCGCGCGTGCTGGGCAGCGACGAGGCCACCGCCAGCGAGGTCCGGGTGAAGTACTGGCAGCGCTACGGTGCGACGCTGCTCGGCATGATCCGCCACCACAACGTGGACCCGGCCGACTTCCTGCGCGCCGCGCATGATTTCCCCGAACTGGCGGAGATGGTGCGGGTGCGGCGCGGCCTGGCCGGCCACCTGCGCCGCCTGCCCGGGCGCAAGATCCTGGTGACCAACGCGCCGGAGCAATACGCGCGCGCGGTGATGAAAGTGGCTGGCATCCAACGGTGTTTCGAGCGGGTGGTCGCCATAGAGGACATGTGGGTGCATGGCCACCTACGGCCCAAGCCGGACCGGCGCATGCTGCGCCGGCTGCTGGTGCAGCAGCGGGTGGCGCCGCACCGGGCGGTGCTGGTGGAAGACACGCTGTCCCACCTCAAGCGCTATGCGGGCACGGGCATTCGCACGGCCTGGGTGACGGGCTACCTGCGCACGCTGGCGCCATCGCGCCCGCACGACGTGCCGATGCCCGCGGGCGCTGCCGTGGCGGGCGCCGGCGGCGACGCCGCGGTGCGCAGCACGCTGGACGCGGAGGGCCGGCAGCACGCCGGCCACGCCGCGCAGGAACATTCGGTGACGCTGGTGGCGGCCGAGACGCAGGACCCGCCCGCGCTGGCGGCCGGCACGACGGCGCCGCAGGCGCTGCCGGCATCGGCGCCGCGCGTGCGGGCGCGGATCGTAAATCGCCCCGGCTATGTGAACGTAAAAGTACAATCCATGCATCAACTCCAACGACGAATGCGGAGAATCGGGTCATGA
- the slmA gene encoding nucleoid occlusion factor SlmA gives MMHSNGRPSGAAPAAAGQGAGVDGAPVRKRPRPGERQVQILQTLAGMLEVPRGEKVTTAALAAKLSVSEAALYRHFASKAQMFEGLIGFIEQTVFGLINQITTQEEHGLRQAHAVVRMLLSFAEKNPGMTRVLTGEALVGEHDRLQERINQLVDRIEASLRQCLKIAISQGAFPPDADVPVRAALIVATVQGQWHRYAKSGFRKLPSENADAQLRVLLG, from the coding sequence ATGATGCACAGTAACGGGCGCCCATCGGGTGCGGCTCCGGCCGCCGCCGGGCAGGGCGCAGGCGTGGACGGGGCGCCGGTACGCAAACGCCCGCGTCCGGGCGAGCGGCAGGTGCAGATCCTGCAAACGCTGGCCGGGATGCTGGAAGTGCCGCGCGGGGAAAAGGTCACCACCGCGGCGCTGGCTGCCAAGCTCAGCGTATCGGAGGCGGCGCTATACCGCCATTTCGCCAGCAAGGCGCAGATGTTCGAAGGCCTGATCGGCTTTATCGAGCAGACCGTCTTCGGCCTGATCAACCAGATCACCACCCAGGAAGAGCATGGCTTGCGCCAGGCGCACGCCGTGGTGCGCATGCTGCTGTCCTTTGCCGAGAAGAATCCCGGCATGACGCGCGTGCTGACCGGCGAAGCGCTGGTGGGCGAGCACGACCGCCTGCAGGAGCGCATCAACCAGCTAGTGGACCGGATCGAGGCCTCGCTGCGGCAGTGCCTGAAGATCGCCATCAGCCAGGGCGCCTTTCCGCCCGACGCCGACGTGCCGGTGCGCGCCGCGCTGATCGTGGCGACCGTGCAGGGGCAGTGGCATCGCTATGCCAAGAGCGGCTTTCGCAAGCTGCCCAGCGAGAACGCGGACGCGCAGTTGCGTGTGCTGCTCGGCTAG
- the creD gene encoding cell envelope integrity protein CreD: protein MNRILFFKSAITAFLILLILIPLHLVGNAVQDRKHYREEAVRSVWQSYAGPQTLTGPVLVLPYKEILRVTDSSDPKRPNATVLQAEVGQLLVFPTMLRVKGEVTPSERYRGIHKVLVYEMQSRWQGTIALPDPADLPRSAGHVAFEVGQPYITIGISDTRGLMAAPAFELDGKALKLEQGARLKSLSQGLHAEIDLPPAKAAKPGLDGRSAQAQRVVPFSLTLPLLGAQSLAFTPVGDQNDISLDSAWPHPSFDGDFLPRTRSVSAQGFRSNWSVTSYNTKARSQLAGTGDGMLETVSVTLIDPVNIYLQAERAVKYGAMFVLLTFAGFFMFELVKRLRIHPIQYLLVGLALAVFFLLLLSLSEHISFALAYLAASAGCIGLLGFYLSFVLQSWRRGLAFATLLAVLYGALYGLLLSEDNALMLGSLLMFVILAAIMVMTRRIDWYAAGAAWQPLRDKPAAPADENADATIQA from the coding sequence ATGAACCGAATCCTGTTTTTCAAATCCGCCATCACGGCGTTCCTGATCCTGCTGATCCTGATCCCGCTGCATCTCGTGGGCAATGCCGTGCAGGACCGCAAGCACTACCGCGAGGAAGCGGTACGCAGCGTCTGGCAAAGCTACGCCGGCCCGCAGACCCTGACCGGCCCGGTGCTGGTGCTGCCGTACAAGGAGATCCTGCGCGTGACGGACAGCAGCGACCCGAAGCGGCCGAATGCCACCGTGCTGCAGGCAGAGGTCGGACAGTTGCTGGTCTTCCCCACGATGCTACGGGTCAAGGGCGAGGTCACGCCGAGCGAGCGCTATCGCGGCATCCACAAGGTGCTGGTGTACGAGATGCAAAGCCGCTGGCAGGGCACCATCGCGCTGCCCGACCCGGCCGACCTGCCGCGCTCGGCCGGGCACGTCGCCTTTGAGGTGGGCCAGCCGTACATCACGATCGGCATCAGCGACACGCGCGGCCTGATGGCGGCACCTGCGTTCGAGCTGGACGGCAAGGCGCTGAAGCTGGAGCAAGGCGCGCGGCTCAAAAGCCTGTCGCAAGGCCTGCACGCCGAGATCGACTTGCCGCCCGCCAAAGCCGCCAAGCCCGGCCTGGATGGCAGGTCCGCGCAGGCACAGCGCGTGGTGCCGTTCTCGCTGACCTTGCCGCTGCTGGGCGCGCAGTCGCTGGCCTTCACCCCGGTGGGGGACCAGAACGACATCTCGCTCGATTCCGCGTGGCCGCATCCGAGTTTCGATGGCGACTTCCTGCCGCGCACCCGCAGCGTGAGCGCGCAGGGCTTTCGCAGCAACTGGAGCGTGACCTCGTATAACACCAAGGCCCGCAGCCAGCTTGCGGGCACCGGCGACGGCATGCTCGAAACGGTGTCGGTGACGCTGATCGATCCGGTCAACATCTACCTGCAGGCGGAGCGCGCGGTGAAGTACGGCGCCATGTTCGTGCTGCTGACCTTCGCCGGCTTCTTCATGTTCGAGCTGGTCAAGCGCCTGCGCATCCACCCGATCCAATACCTGTTGGTAGGCCTCGCACTCGCGGTATTCTTCCTGCTGCTGCTGAGCCTGTCCGAGCATATCTCGTTCGCGCTCGCCTACCTGGCGGCCAGCGCCGGCTGCATCGGGCTGCTGGGCTTCTACCTGTCGTTCGTGCTGCAGAGCTGGCGGCGTGGGCTGGCCTTTGCCACGCTGCTGGCCGTGCTGTACGGCGCGCTCTATGGCTTGCTGCTGTCGGAGGACAATGCGCTGATGCTGGGCTCGCTGCTGATGTTCGTGATCCTGGCCGCCATCATGGTGATGACCCGGCGCATCGACTGGTACGCCGCAGGCGCCGCATGGCAACCTCTGCGCGACAAGCCTGCGGCCCCGGCCGACGAAAACGCCGATGCGACCATACAGGCCTGA
- the creC gene encoding two-component system sensor histidine kinase CreC, which translates to MHIGLRIFFGFFLIVGLAAFLTLRVFVQEVKPGVRQAMEDTLVDTAHVLAVLAADDMKNGRIADGAFARRLARLREDKVDANVWGMHKDAVGYRIYITDERGIVRFDSGEAAVGADYSRWNDVYRTLRGEYGARSTRANPDDDASTVMHVAAPIRDGNKTIGVLTVAKPNVTMAPFIERSQRKILQSGLLLMGGAFVIGLACTLWLVHGLRQLQRYARAVAAGERAEMPLRGASELAELGRSVESMRLRLEDKQYVEHYIHTLTHEMKSPLAAISGAAELLQEDMPGADRHRFVANIRRQAQRLEAMIRKLLALAALEQRQSLETHEPVALVPLIEQLLHELEPRARQRGLTLRLMPSGQPEPVVKGDPFLLHQALGNLLENAIDFAPAASTVDVSVAHGSDPAEKIAVRVTDHGPGIPDYALPRLFERFYSLPRPGGQDKSTGLGLCFVREIATLHHGEITLANRAEGGACATLALPAA; encoded by the coding sequence ATGCATATCGGGCTTCGCATCTTCTTCGGCTTCTTCCTGATCGTCGGGCTGGCGGCGTTCCTTACGCTGCGGGTGTTCGTGCAGGAGGTCAAGCCCGGCGTGCGGCAGGCCATGGAGGACACGCTGGTCGATACCGCCCATGTGCTGGCGGTGCTGGCCGCCGACGACATGAAGAACGGCCGCATCGCCGACGGCGCCTTCGCGCGCCGCCTGGCGCGGCTGCGCGAGGACAAGGTCGATGCCAATGTCTGGGGTATGCACAAGGATGCGGTGGGCTACCGCATCTATATCACGGACGAGCGCGGCATCGTGCGCTTCGATTCCGGCGAGGCGGCGGTTGGCGCGGATTACTCGCGCTGGAACGATGTCTACCGCACGCTGCGGGGCGAGTACGGCGCGCGCAGCACGCGCGCCAACCCCGACGACGATGCCAGCACGGTGATGCACGTGGCAGCCCCCATCCGCGACGGCAACAAGACCATCGGCGTGCTGACCGTGGCCAAGCCCAACGTGACGATGGCGCCGTTCATCGAACGCAGCCAGCGCAAGATCCTGCAGAGCGGCCTGTTGCTGATGGGCGGCGCGTTCGTCATCGGCCTGGCCTGCACGCTGTGGCTGGTGCACGGCCTGCGCCAGCTGCAGCGCTATGCGCGCGCGGTGGCGGCGGGCGAGCGCGCCGAGATGCCCCTGCGCGGCGCCAGCGAGCTGGCCGAGCTGGGCCGCTCGGTAGAGAGCATGCGCCTGCGGCTGGAGGACAAGCAATATGTCGAGCACTACATCCACACGCTGACGCACGAGATGAAGAGCCCGCTGGCGGCCATCAGCGGCGCCGCCGAGCTGCTGCAGGAAGACATGCCGGGCGCCGACCGCCACCGCTTCGTCGCCAATATCCGGCGGCAGGCACAGCGGCTTGAGGCAATGATCCGCAAGCTGCTGGCGCTGGCGGCGCTGGAGCAACGCCAGAGCCTGGAGACCCACGAGCCGGTTGCATTGGTGCCGCTGATCGAGCAGTTGCTGCATGAGTTGGAGCCGCGCGCCCGCCAGCGCGGCCTGACGCTGCGCTTGATGCCGTCTGGCCAGCCCGAGCCGGTCGTGAAAGGCGATCCGTTCCTGCTGCACCAGGCGCTGGGCAACCTGCTGGAGAATGCCATCGACTTCGCGCCGGCGGCCAGCACGGTCGACGTGTCCGTGGCGCACGGCAGTGATCCCGCCGAGAAGATCGCCGTGCGCGTCACCGATCACGGCCCCGGCATTCCGGACTATGCGCTGCCGCGCCTGTTCGAGCGCTTCTACTCGCTGCCGCGCCCCGGCGGGCAGGACAAGAGCACCGGGCTGGGCCTGTGCTTCGTGCGCGAGATCGCTACGCTGCATCACGGTGAAATCACGCTGGCCAACCGCGCCGAGGGCGGAGCGTGCGCGACGCTGGCGCTGCCTGCGGCATAG
- the creB gene encoding two-component system response regulator CreB, which translates to MTKPPSILVIEDESAIADTILYALSTEGMTVEHCALGGAALARLRAQAPDLVILDVGLPDINGFEVCRTLRTFSDVPVIFLTARNEEIDRIVGLEIGADDYVVKPFSPRELAARVRVILRRAGKRAAPPGLAPAPVQPEGFTLDADGARLAWRGQWLDLTRYEYRLLALLLQHPGRIYSRAQLMDLVWHDALDTIDRTVDTHIKTVRAKLRALDPECDSIRTHRGMGYSLEG; encoded by the coding sequence TTGACGAAACCACCCAGCATCCTGGTCATCGAAGACGAATCCGCCATCGCGGACACCATCCTCTATGCGCTATCCACCGAAGGCATGACGGTCGAGCACTGCGCGCTCGGCGGCGCCGCGCTTGCGCGCCTGCGCGCGCAAGCGCCGGACCTGGTGATCCTGGACGTGGGCCTGCCCGACATCAATGGCTTCGAAGTCTGCCGCACGCTGCGCACCTTCTCCGATGTGCCCGTGATCTTCCTCACCGCGCGCAACGAGGAAATCGACCGCATCGTCGGGCTGGAGATCGGCGCCGACGACTACGTGGTGAAGCCCTTCTCGCCGCGAGAGCTGGCGGCGCGGGTACGCGTGATCCTGCGGCGCGCCGGCAAGCGTGCCGCGCCGCCTGGACTTGCGCCGGCACCCGTGCAGCCTGAAGGCTTCACGCTCGATGCCGACGGCGCGCGCCTGGCCTGGCGCGGCCAGTGGCTCGACCTGACCCGCTACGAGTACCGGCTCCTGGCCTTGCTGCTGCAGCATCCCGGGCGCATCTATTCGCGCGCGCAGCTGATGGACCTGGTCTGGCACGACGCGCTCGACACCATCGACCGCACCGTCGATACGCATATCAAGACGGTGCGCGCCAAGCTGCGCGCGCTCGATCCGGAGTGCGATTCGATCCGCACCCATCGTGGCATGGGTTATTCGCTCGAAGGCTGA
- the metX gene encoding homoserine O-succinyltransferase MetX, which produces MTDVAPPPATLALPADSVGFVTPQRMHFPEPLKLRNGTSLADYDLMVETYGTLNAARSNAVLVCHALNASHHVAGVYEHDPRDVGWWDNMVGPGKPLDTDHFFVIGVNNLGSCFGSTGPMSANPATGQPYGAMFPVVTVEDWVNAQARVADRFGITQFAAVMGGSLGGMQALAWSLMYPERLRHCIVVASTPKLSAQNIAFNEVARSAILSDPDFHGGNYYAHGVKPKRGLRVARMIGHITYLSDEDMAEKFGRELKTDDIRFSFDVEFQVESYLRYQGDKFAEYFDANTYLLITRALDYFDPALAFGGDLTRAVSQTQASFLVASFTTDWRFAPNRSRELVKALLDNKRPVSYAEIDAPHGHDAFLLDDPRYHNLMRAYYERIAEEIGA; this is translated from the coding sequence ATGACAGACGTAGCTCCGCCTCCTGCCACGTTGGCATTGCCGGCCGATTCGGTCGGCTTCGTCACGCCGCAGCGCATGCATTTCCCCGAGCCGTTGAAGCTGCGCAACGGCACCTCGCTAGCCGACTACGACCTGATGGTCGAGACCTACGGCACGCTCAACGCCGCCCGCTCCAATGCCGTGCTGGTGTGCCACGCGCTCAACGCTTCGCACCACGTGGCCGGCGTGTACGAGCACGACCCGCGCGACGTCGGCTGGTGGGACAACATGGTTGGCCCGGGCAAGCCGCTCGACACCGACCACTTCTTCGTCATCGGCGTCAACAACCTCGGTTCCTGCTTCGGCTCGACCGGCCCGATGAGCGCCAACCCCGCCACCGGCCAGCCCTATGGCGCGATGTTCCCGGTGGTCACGGTGGAAGACTGGGTCAATGCCCAGGCGCGCGTGGCGGACCGGTTCGGCATCACCCAGTTCGCGGCGGTGATGGGCGGCAGCCTGGGCGGCATGCAGGCACTGGCCTGGAGCCTGATGTATCCGGAGCGGCTGCGCCACTGCATCGTGGTGGCATCCACCCCCAAGCTGTCGGCGCAGAACATCGCCTTCAACGAGGTGGCGCGCAGCGCGATCCTGTCCGACCCGGACTTCCACGGCGGCAACTACTACGCGCACGGCGTCAAGCCCAAGCGCGGCCTGCGCGTGGCGCGCATGATCGGCCATATCACTTACCTGTCCGACGAGGACATGGCGGAGAAATTCGGCCGCGAGCTCAAGACCGACGACATCCGCTTCTCCTTCGATGTCGAGTTCCAGGTGGAGAGCTACCTGCGCTACCAGGGCGACAAGTTCGCCGAGTACTTCGATGCCAACACCTACCTGCTGATCACGCGCGCGCTCGATTATTTCGATCCGGCGCTGGCCTTCGGCGGCGATCTCACGCGCGCGGTGTCGCAGACGCAGGCCAGCTTCCTGGTGGCCAGCTTCACCACCGACTGGCGCTTCGCCCCCAATCGCAGCCGCGAGCTGGTCAAGGCCCTGCTCGACAACAAGCGCCCGGTCAGCTATGCGGAGATCGATGCGCCGCACGGGCACGACGCCTTCCTGCTCGACGACCCGCGCTATCACAACCTGATGCGCGCCTACTACGAACGCATCGCCGAGGAGATAGGTGCATGA
- the metW gene encoding methionine biosynthesis protein MetW, translating to MNAAANPNILALRPDFRAIARWIEPNSTVLDLGCGDGSLLRVLQDELDVQAYGIEIQDDGVLACAQKGVHVIQQNLEGGLALFEDKSFDTVILSQTLQTIHNTAQVLRETLRVGRECIVSFPNFGYWPHRLSVFRGRMPVSEALPYQWYNTPNVRVLTISDFEALASKVGLRILDRVVMHEGVTVNWGSNWRGSLAVYRVCAA from the coding sequence ATGAATGCCGCGGCCAACCCCAATATCCTGGCGCTGCGCCCCGACTTCCGCGCCATCGCGCGCTGGATCGAGCCCAACTCCACGGTGCTCGACCTTGGTTGCGGCGACGGCAGCCTGCTGCGCGTGCTGCAGGACGAGCTCGACGTGCAGGCCTACGGCATCGAGATCCAGGACGACGGCGTGCTGGCGTGCGCGCAGAAGGGCGTGCACGTGATCCAGCAGAACCTGGAAGGCGGCCTGGCGCTGTTCGAGGACAAGAGCTTCGATACGGTGATCCTGTCGCAGACGCTGCAGACCATCCACAACACCGCGCAGGTCCTGCGCGAGACGCTGCGGGTGGGGCGCGAATGCATCGTGTCCTTCCCCAACTTCGGCTACTGGCCGCACCGGCTGTCGGTGTTCCGCGGCCGCATGCCGGTGTCGGAGGCGCTGCCGTACCAGTGGTACAACACGCCGAACGTGCGGGTGCTGACCATCAGCGACTTTGAAGCGCTGGCGTCCAAGGTCGGCCTGCGCATCCTCGACCGCGTGGTGATGCATGAGGGCGTGACGGTCAACTGGGGCTCGAACTGGCGCGGCAGCCTGGCGGTGTACCGGGTTTGCGCCGCCTGA